A window of Drosophila subobscura isolate 14011-0131.10 chromosome E, UCBerk_Dsub_1.0, whole genome shotgun sequence contains these coding sequences:
- the LOC117890686 gene encoding methionine--tRNA ligase, cytoplasmic, with protein MIIYTNEGNPLGLQLLMLAKFAKRSVQVQLVNLNDAKFKDLLILPTLELDDGLRLFSPAAVAKYLLADEGQLRDEWLEWATTLLAPALAHHMAVGHRADPNALPVLNALVKKLDDCLKASPYLAGDKLTAADIAVWSLLAPDGTLKGAQNLDSLHGWYNRVKALPEVQQVLAEQPLKDLSFNALQQSNRYGGLHHVPLKRLSLADSGKLLAETASTVADTVTDEELAAAGAAFTYTAHKDVPQQRTVLPKAGERNVLITSALPYVNNVPHLGNIIGCVLSADIFARYSRSAGYNTLLICGTDEYGTATENKALAENLTPREICDKYFELHNSIYRWFGIGFDYFGRTTTQEQTDIVQEAFKDVHKAGYIITESVEQLLCQKCDRFLADRFVEGTCPHPGCGYEDARGDQCDKCGKLVTATELIRPRCKVCNTAPILRSSDQLFIDLPKAEPRLREWVDKSENGWTHNAKVITRAWLREGLKPRCITRDLKWGIPVPHSGFEKKVFYVWFDAPFGYVSMTKRYTKEYQQWWQPAKGTDVELFQFMAKDNVPFHSVVWPSVLLAINKGHTLVSHIMATEYLNYEDGKFSKSRGIGVFGNDAQETGIPADVWRFYLASARPEGQDSSFSWNDLAARNNSELLNNLGNFVNRALVFCEKNFNSTVPEVVATEEELILLALVNRELRGYINSLEKAKLRDGIRHLLAISRHGNGYMQTQQPWVLLKGSDEQKQRAATIIALCANIACLLANLLFPYMPATARTLFAQLNAKQTPLNAEKPLATVLLPAGHKIGKPAPLFAKLEQSFIDELKGKYGGSQASKAAADVQSQSSAADLEQAVQAQAEKVRELKASTKDKAVWQPEVSKLLDLKKQLEEAKKSAVTAPASAPAPSNGAQSVQDLEKAVQAQGEKVRNLKGSTKDKSVWQPEVNVLLDLKKQLEAAQKAAKAAPAAAAPPVASVDAGKVKALEDKLNQQAEKVRTLKAAGDVAVWKPELDILLGLKNELAALTGAPPAGGQAKSKGKKNK; from the exons ATGATAATATACACAAACGAAGGCAATCCACtgggactgcagctgctgatgctggccaAATTCGCCAAGCGGTCGGTGCAGGTCCAATTGGTTAACCTAAATG ATGCCAAATTCAAGGATTTGCTGATTCTGCCCACACTGGAGCTGGACGATGGACTGCGGCTGTTCTCGCCCGCGGCCGTCGCCAAGTATCTGCTGGCGGATGAGGGCCAGCTGAGGGATGAG TGGCTGGAGTGGGCGACCACGTTGCTGGCTCCTGCCCTCGCCCATCACATGGCTGTGGGACATCGCGCGGACCCAAACGCCTTGCCAGTGCTGAATGCTCTGGTGAAGAAGCTAGACGATTGCCTGAAAGCCTCTCCGTACCTGGCTGGTGACAAGCTGACTGCTGCTGACATCGCCGTCTGGTCGCTGCTCGCTCCGGATGGCACGCTCAAGGGTGCCCAGAACTTGGACAGCCTGCACGGCTGGTACAACCGGGTGAAGGCGCTGCCCGAGGTGCAGCAGGTGCTGGCCGAGCAGCCGCTGAAGGATCTTAGCTTCAATGCGTTGCAGCAGTCGAATCGCTACGGCGGACTCCATCATGTGCCGCTGAAACGTCTTAGCCTGGCGGATTCGGGCAAACTGTTGGCCGAAACAGCATCCACAGTCGCGGACACAGTCACAGATGAGgaactggcagcagcaggcgctgcaTTCACTTACACAGCCCACAAGGATGTGCCGCAGCAGCGCACAGTGCTGCCAAAAGCAGGCGAACGCAACGTGCTCATCACTTCGGCCCTGCCGTACGTTAACAACGTTCCCCACTTGGGCAACATCATTGGCTGCGTTCTGTCTGCGGACATCTTTGCACGCTACTCCCGCTCCGCTGGCTACAACACGCTGCTCATCTGCGGCACAGACGAATACGGCACCGCCACGGAGAACAAGGCCCTGGCCGAGAACCTTACCCCCCGGGAGATCTGCGACAAGTACTTTGAGCTGCACAACTCCATCTATCGCTGGTTTGGCATTGGCTTCGATTACTTTGGCCGCACCACCACCCAGGAGCAAACGGA CATTGTGCAGGAGGCATTCAAGGATGTCCACAAAGCTGGCTACATCATCACAGAGAGCGTGGAGCAGTTGCTCTGCCAGAAGTGCGACCGTTTCCTGGCCGATCG CTTTGTGGAGGGCACCTGTCCGCATCCTGGCTGCGGCTATGAAGATGCCCGTGGCGATCAGTGCGACAAGTGCGGCAAACTGGTGACAGCCACCGAACTCATTCGTCCACGCTGCAAAGTGTGCAACACTGCACCCATCCTGCGCTCCTCGGATCAATTGTTCATCGATCTGCCCAAGGCTGAGCCCCGGCTGCGCGAGTGGGTGGACAAGTcggagaacggctggacccaCAATGCCAAGGTGATCACGAGAGCCTGGCTGAGGGAGGGCCTCAAGCCGCGATGCATCACACGAGATCTGAAATGGGGCATCCCCGTGCCCCACAGCGGCTTCGAGAAGAAGGTCTTCTATGTGTGGTTCGATGCGCCCTTCGGCTATGTGTCCATGACCAAGCGCTACACCAAGGAGTATCAGCAGTGGTGGCAGCCAGCCAAGGGCACCGACGTGGAACTGTTCCAGTTCATGGCCAAGGACAATGTGCCCTTCCACTCGGTGGTGTGGCCCAgcgtgctgctggccatcaaCAAGGGGCACACGCTCGTGTCGCACATCATGGCCACCGAGTATCTGAACTACGAGGACGGAAAGTTCAGCAAGAGTCGCGGCATTGGAGTCTTTGGCAACGATGCCCAGGAGACGGGCATTCCGGCAGATGTCTGGCGCTTCTATCTGGCCTCGGCTCGACCAGAGGGCCAGGACTCCAGCTTCAGTTGGAACGATCTGGCCGCACGCAACAACTCCGAGCTCCTCAACAATTTGGGCAACTTTGTCAATCGTGCGCTGGTCTTCTGCGAGAAGAACTTCAACAGCACCGTGCCCGAGGTGGTCGCCACGGAGGAGGAGCTCATTTTGCTGGCGCTGGTCAATCGCGAACTGCGCGGATACATCAACTCCCTGGAGAAGGCCAAGCTGCGCGATGGCATTCGCCATTTGTTGGCTATTTCCCGGCATGGCAACGGCTACATGCAGACACAGCAGCCCTGGGTGCTCCTCAAGGGCAGCGatgagcagaagcagcgcgCCGCCACCATCATTGCTCTGTGCGCCAACATTGCCTGTCTGTTGGCCAACCTACTCTTCCCCTACATGCCCGCCACGGCACGCACCCTCTTTGCTCAGCTCAACGCCAAACAGACGCCGCTCAATGCCGA GAAGCCGCTGGCCACCGTGCTACTCCCAGCTGGACACAAGATCGGCAAGCCCGCGCCACTCTTTGCCAAACTGGAGCAGTCCTTCATTGACGAGCTCAAGGGCAAGTATGGCGGATCCCAGGCATCGAAAGCGGCTGCAGACGTCCAGAGCCAGTCAAGCGCCGCAGATCTGGAGCAGGCCGTGCAGGCTCAGGCCGAAAAGGTGCGAGAGCTAAAGGCGAGCACCAAGGACAAGGCAGTTTGGCAGCCAGAAGTCAGCAAACTGCTGGACCTGAAGAAGCAGCTAGAGGAGGCTAAGAAGTCCGCCGTTACGGCgccagcttctgctcctgcgCCATCGAACGGTGCACAGTCGGTGCAGGATCTGGAGAAGGCCGTGCAGGCGCAGGGCGAGAAGGTGCGAAACCTGAAGGGCAGCACAAAAGACAAatctgtgtggcagccagaggTGAATGTGCTGCTCGATCTGaagaagcagctggaggctgctcagaaggcagccaaagcggctcccgctgcagctgctccccCTGTCGCTTCGGTCGATGCAGGCAAAGTGAAAGCATTGGAAGACAAACTTAATCAGCAGGCTGAAAAGGTGCGAACCCTAAAGGCCGCTGgggatgtggctgtgtggaAGCCCGAACTTGATATTCTATTGGGGCTGAAGAACGAACTGGCGGCCTTAACTGGTGCACCCCCCGCTGGCGGACAGGCCAAGAGCAAGGGCAAGAAGAATAAGTAA
- the LOC117890599 gene encoding microtubule-associated protein RP/EB family member 1 translates to MSDLKMTVSLTSVNGENMSRHDMLQWVNTMVQGQFKKIEELCSGVAYCQMMELIFPNCINLKRVKMSAKLEHECLHNLKLFQGAFTRLKLDKTVPIDRLIKGRFQDNFEFLQWFKKFFDSQAPGMENIKSAANAPIPKPIKPRGFAKELAKVVSPPASDISAEDDLTISDLMSEIQTLSLKTDSAVVARDECYNKLLQIEGLMDDMINGGKHVEFCNRICAVLYKTIDGQPAAADSLGSNGNANGNAAPDTALVPPVANAEY, encoded by the exons ATGAGTGACCTTAAGATGACCGTGTCCCTGACCAGCGTGAATGGAGAGAACATGTCGCGCCATGACATGCTCCAATGGGTCAATACCATGGTGCAGGGCCAGTTCAAGAAGATCGAAGAGCTGTGCTCAG GTGTTGCCTACTGCCAAATGATGGAGTTGATCTTCCCTAACTGCATCAACCTGAAGCGCGTAAAGATGAGCGCCAAGCTGGAGCACGAGTGCCTGCACAATCTGAAGCTATTCCAGGGCGCCTTTACGCGCCTCAAGCTGGACAAAACGGTGCCCATCGATCGCCTGATCAAGGGCCGCTTCCAGGACAACTTTGAGTTCCTGCAGTGGTTCAAGAAGTTCTTCGACTCGCAGGCTCCCGGCATGGAGAACATCAAATCGGCGGCCAACGCGCCCATTCCAAAGCCCATCAAGCCACGCGGCTTCGCCAAGGAACTTGCCAAAGTAGTTTCGCCACCAGCCAGCGATATAAGCGCAGAGGACGATCTAACCATTAGCGACTTGATGAGCGAGATTCAGACCTTGAGCCTGAAGACAGACAGCGCCGTGGTGGCACGCGACGAGTGCTACAACAAGCTGCTCCAAATCGAAGGCCTGATGGACGACATGATAAACGGCGGCAAGCACGTGGAGTTCTGCAATCGCATCTGTGCCGTGCTCTACAAGACCATTGATGGCCAGCCCGCTGCAGCAGACAGCCTGGGAAGCAACGGAAATGCCAATGGCAACGCCGCTCCCGACACAGCACTGGTGCCGCCGGTGGCTAATGCGGAGTATTGA
- the LOC117891255 gene encoding juvenile hormone epoxide hydrolase 1, whose protein sequence is MKCLIIFGLIVAVFGAFVGYGYLVFTELTRPLPKPEISDNTYWGPGDGKDYVPDKRINEFRLSVPQAEIEDLRQQLNRTLRLTDPLDGISFEYGFNSHALEQFVDYWREKYLTKWDERQEFFNKFKQYTTEIQGLNIHFIREKASEEAAAKKHVYPLLLLHGWPGSVREFYDIIPMLTNDQNVTDYAFEVVAPSLVGYGWSDAASRPGFNAAEMATVMRNLMLRLGHKKFFIQGGDWGSIIGSNLATLYPENVIGYHSNMCVLNSPLAILKGIYGTYFSEKIIPSRFFYDHHFPVWDKYAELLQESGYFHIQATKPDTIGAALTTSPVGLAAYILEKFQTCTNPGVKQDFGAIVTVFGLEPVLDNLMVYYLTNSITTAVRFYAENVSKAYTSLQLDRVPTPVPMGCSRFRYDLPSVTDWQLRDKFPNLKHSMYFQQGSHFAALEMPAMLYQDFTAFVGKIGLHGEKPK, encoded by the exons ATGAAGTGCTTGATAATATTCGGACTGATTGTGGCCGTGTTCGGAGCCTTTGTCGGCTATGGCTATTTGGTGTTCACGGAGCTGACGCGTCCGCTGCCGAAGCCAGAGATCAGCGACAACACCTACTGGGGACCCGGCGATGGCAAGGACTATGTGCCCGATAAGCGCATCAACGAGTTCCGACTGAGCGTGCCCCAGGCCGAGATTGAGGatctgcggcagcagctgaatCGCACCCTGCGCCTCACCGATCCACTCGATGGCATCTCCTTCGAGTATGGCTTCAACTCGCATGCACTGGAACAGTTTGTCGATTACTGGCGGGAGAAGTATCTGACCAAATGGGATGAGCGCCAGGAGTTCTTCAACAAATTCAAGCAGTACACCACCGAGATTCAGGG CCTGAACATTCACTTTATACGCGAGAAGGCGAGCGAGGAGGCAGCCGCCAAGAAGCATGTCtatccgctgctgctgctccacggcTGGCCGGGATCGGTGCGCGAGTTCTACGACATAATTCCAATGCTGACCAACGATCAGAATGTGACGGATTACGCCTTCGAGGTGGTGGCTCCCTCCCTGGTGGGCTATGGCTGGTCTGAT GCTGCCAGTCGTCCAGGCTTCAATGCCGCCGAAATGGCCACAGTTATGAGGAATCTGATGCTGCGTCTGGGCCACAAGAAGTTCTTCATTCAGGGCGGCGATTGGGGCAGCATCATTGGCAGCAACCTGGCCACCCTCTATCCGGAGAATGTCATCGGCTATCACTCCAACATGTGTGTGCTCAACTCGCCCTTGGCCATCCTCAAGGGCATCTATGGCACGTACTTCTCGGAGAAGATTATACCCTCGCGCTTCTTCTACGATCACCACTTCCCCGTGTGGGACAAGTAcgcggagctgctgcaggagagCGGCTACTTCCACATTCAGGCCACCAAGCCGGACACCATTGGTGCTGCACTCACCACCAGTCCCGTGGGCCTGGCCGCCTACATTCTCGAGAAGTTCCAGACCTGCACGAATCCCGGCGTGAAGCAGGACTTTGGGGCCATCGTCACGGTCTTTGGGCTCGAGCCGGTGCTGGACAACCTCATGGTGTACTATCTGACCAACTCGATCACCACTGCGGTGCGTTTCTATGCGGAGAACGTGTCCAAGGCGTACACCAGTCTGCAGCTGGACCGAGTGCCCACGCCCGTGCCCATGGGCTGTTCCCGCTTCCGCTACGACCTGCCCTCCGTCACGGACTGGCAGCTGCGCGACAAGTTCCCCAACCTGAAGCACTCCATGTACTTCCAGCAGGGCAGCCACTTTGCCGCCTTGGAGATGCCCGCCATGCTCTACCAGGATTTCACTGCCTTCGTTGGCAAGATCGGTCTCCATGGTGAGAAGCCAAAATAA
- the LOC117890373 gene encoding diptericin A, with protein MQSTITLALLCCIVGAVVAYPSPDDLTMPSTPAPRYPLNLQGGGGAQEREGLTFGVRGSENVWRSDNGRHEIDVNGGYAQRLGGQWGNSEPSYSVGTNYRYRW; from the coding sequence ATGCAGTCTACAATTActctcgctctgctctgctgcattGTCGGTGCTGTGGTGGCATATCCGTCGCCGGATGACTTGACAATGCCTTCGACGCCAGCGCCTCGATATCCGCTCAATCTgcaaggcggcggcggcgcacAGGAGCGCGAAGGACTCACCTTTGGGGTGCGTGGCAGCGAGAATGTGTGGAGGAGCGACAATGGACGACACGAGATCGATGTGAACGGCGGCTATGCGCAGCGCTTGGGCGGCCAGTGGGGCAACTCGGAGCCCAGCTACAGCGTCGGCACCAACTACCGCTACAGATGGTAG
- the LOC117890598 gene encoding coiled-coil domain-containing protein 130 homolog, whose protein sequence is MGERKGQNKYYPPDYDPKKGGLNKFQGTHALRERARKIHLGIIIIRFEMPYNIWCDGCKNHIGMGVRYNAEKTKVGMYYTTPIYKFRMKCHLCDNHFEIQTDPGNLDYTILSGARRQENRWDPLQNEQVVPETKEVQKRLFDDAMYKLEHQAKDAKAAADAKPVLQKLFERNQSVWDDTYEANCRLRTEFRHQKKEIKGQQELDRQLLAKSSLDLTLLPETDQDRQMAALMKLQTKSAIERASEQRLDLLMRPALPGATATTFGGLKRQKILNAQLQLQDLGIRRKQVQTDPSEDVASAPEKSEDVASAPEKSLSLVGDYSSSDNESNS, encoded by the coding sequence ATGGGTGAACGCAAGggacaaaataaatattatccGCCAGACTATGATCCGAAGAAGGGCGGACTCAACAAATTCCAGGGCACGCATGCCCTGCGGGAGCGGGCCCGGAAGATTCACCTgggaatcatcatcatccgctTTGAGATGCCCTACAATATCTGGTGCGACGGCTGCAAGAACCACATCGGGATGGGTGTGCGCTACAATGCGGAGAAGACCAAGGTGGGCATGTACTACACCACACCGATCTACAAGTTCCGCATGAAGTGCCACCTCTGTGACAACCACTTCGAGATCCAAACGGATCCCGGGAACCTCGACTACACCATCCTGTCTGGGGCGAGACGGCAGGAGAACCGCTGGGATCCGCTGCAGAATGAGCAGGTTGTGCCGGAAACAAAGGAGGTGCAGAAGCGGCTCTTCGACGACGCCATGTACAAGCTGGAGCACCAGGCCAAGGATGCCAAGGCAGCCGCCGACGCCAAGCCCGTGCTCCAGAAGCTGTTCGAGCGCAACCAGAGCGTGTGGGACGACACCTACGAGGCCAACTGCCGCCTGCGTACCGAATTCCGGCACCAAAAGAAGGAAATAAAGGGCCAGCAGGAACTGGatcgccagctgctggccaagagcaGTCTCGACTTAACTCTGCTGCCAGAAACAGATCAGGACCGGCAAATGGCGGCACTGATGAAGCTTCAAACCAAATCGGCCATTGAGCGGGCCTCAGAGCAGCGCCTGGATCTACTCATGCGTCCGGCACTGCCCGGTGCCACGGCAACAACCTTCGGTGGCCTCAAGCGGCAGAAGATTCTCAacgcacagctgcagctgcaggattTGGGCATTCGACGGAAGCAAGTCCAGACGGACCCGTCCGAAGATGTGGCTTCTGCTCCCGAAAAGTCGGAAGATGTGGCTTCTGCTCCCGAAAAGTCGTTGAGTCTGGTTGGGGACTACTCCTCCTCGGATAATGAATCTAACAGTTAA
- the LOC117890597 gene encoding juvenile hormone epoxide hydrolase 1 — translation MSVTVKILVLVLAIGGALVYRNVSQLWGDLPAPKLDTQQWWGDAAQPKDYAAYLANNSEVIGNRLSYPEKTITDLSARLNRTLRLTPPLEGVAFEYGFNTNYLKEVVEYWRDDYLPRWREREVFLWQFNHFTTDIQGLRMHFLHLMVYDDNKVGKHHYPVLLLHGWPGSVREFYDLIHLLHQSNLDKNNKYIFDVIVPSLPGYGWSEGTSRTGLGPAQVAVIMSNLMARLGYNKYFIQGGDWGSIIGNHMATLFPDNVLGYHSNMCTNMSPKSQVIGALAGFWPSLFVPSGFEDFFFPKSRALAYLIEESGYFHLQATKPDTIGAALTDNPVGLAAYILEKFSTWTNPSYRSLADGGITKRYKMDTLLDNVMIYYLTNSITTSQRLYAEAYSKEQRGLQLDRVPTRVPTGCARFKSDIMHFLDIQLKDKFPNLIHSTYHKQGGHFAALEVPKVLHKDFLEFVQKVEQKFKVKPL, via the exons ATGTCCGTCACAGTGAAAattctggtgctggtgctggccattGGTGGCGCTTTGGTCTATAGGAATGTCAGCCAACTGTGGGGAGATTTGCCGGCCCCGAAACTGGACACGCAGCAATGGTGGGGCGATGCGGCACAGCCCAAGGACTATGCTGCCTATCTGGCCAACAACTCGGAAGTGATTGGTAATCGCCTTAGCTATCCGGAGAAG ACCATCACCGATTTGTCTGCTCGCCTCAATCGCACTCTCCGCCTGACGCCCCCACTGGAGGGCGTTGCCTTCGAGTACGGATTCAACACAAACTATCTGAAGGAAGTGGTGGAGTACTGGAGAGATGATTACCTGCCGCGTTGGCGCGAACGTGAAGTCTTCCTTTGGCAATTCAATCACTTCACCACCGACATTCAGGG GCTACGCATGCACTTCCTCCACCTGATGGTCTACGACGACAACAAGGTGGGCAAGCACCACTAtccggtgctgctgctgcacggctGGCCGGGATCGGTGCGCGAGTTCTACGATCTGATCCATTTGCTCCATCAGTCCAATCTCGATAAGAACAACAAGTACATCTTTGACGTGATTGTACCCAGTTTGCCAGGCTATGGCTGGTCCGAG GGTACTTCCCGTACGGGACTTGGACCTGCACAAGTGGCGGTGATAATGAGCAATCTTATGGCACGCCTGGGCTACAACAAGTACTTCATTCAGGGCGGCGATTGGGGCAGCATCATTGGCAACCACATGGCCACCCTCTTCCCGGATAACGTGCTCGGCTACCACTCGAATATGTGCACCAACATGAGTCCCAAGTCCCAAGTGATCGGCGCGTTGGCCGGCTTCTGGCCCAGTCTCTTTGTGCCCAGTGGCTTCGAGGACTTCTTCTTCCCCAAGTCGCGCGCCCTCGCCTATCTGATTGAGGAGAGCGGCTACTTCCACTTGCAGGCCACCAAGCCGGACACAATTGGCGCAGCCCTCACCGACAACCCCGTCGGATTGGCCGCCTACATTCTGGAGAAGTTCTCCACGTGGACTAATCCCAGCTACCGCTCTTTGGCCGATGGCGGCATCACAAAGCGCTACAAAATGGACACCCTGTTGGACAATGTAATGATCTATTATCTGACCAACTCGATCACCACCTCGCAGCGCCTGTACGCCGAGGCATACTCCAAAGAGCAGCGTGGGCTGCAGCTGGACCGAGTTCCCACTCGTGTGCCAACTGGCTGTGCACGCTTCAAGAGCGACATCATGCATTTCCTTGATATTCAGCTGAAGGATAAGTTCCCGAACCTGATACACAGCACCTACCACAAGCAGGGCGGACACTTTGCCGCCCTCGAGGTGCCAAAGGTGCTGCACAAGGACTTCCTAGAGTTCGTCCAGAAGGTGGAGCAAAAGTTTAAGGTGAAGCCACTgtag
- the LOC117891178 gene encoding juvenile hormone epoxide hydrolase 1, which yields MANLFVRFLIGGLAMLAAIGYKNYRELSAPGKRPELDNNAYWGPELSKQNYKENKAILPYDISVNPEVIADLKSQLSRPLKLQAPLEGVGFEYGFNANELQKVVKYWRDTYLTKWGEREKYLKKLDHYQTEIQGLKIHFIHAKPSKEAIKKGKKVLPLLLMHGWPGTVREFYDFIPLLTAGSDKSDYVFEVIAPSLPGYGWSQGSSKTGFGVAQVAVVLRNLMVRLGFEKFVVQGGDWGSLIGSNVASLFPENVLGYHSNMCGNNSPMGSLKLMLSLAFPRWFVDEQNAHFYKGFGGLFGFIMEEMGYAHIQASKPDTIGNALIDNPIGLASYIAEKFSTWTNPAFKTLPDGGLTKRFTYDQLLDNIMIYYVTNSITTSMRLYSESMNKAQFALSVDSLPITAKTGCTRFAHELLHVPDGVLANKFPNLVHSTHQQDGGHFPAFELPQQLYEDFTAFVQKAEL from the exons atggcaaatttatttgttcgcTTCCTGATCGGAGGCCTGGCCATGCTGGCCGCCATTGGGTACAAGAACTATCGCGAATTGTCTGCGCCCGGCAAGCGGCCCGAGCTTGACAACAATGCCTACTGGGGACCAGAGCTGAGCAAGCAGAACTACAAGGAGAACAAGGCCATCTTGCCGTATGACATCAGCGTCAATCCAGAG GTCATTGCCGATTTGAAGAGCCAACTGAGTCGTCCCCTGAAGCTGCAGGCACCGCTGGAGGGTGTGGGCTTTGAGTACGGTTTCAATGCGAATGAGCTGCAAAAGGTGGTGAAATACTGGCGAGACACATACCTGACCAAGTGGGGTGAGCGCGAGAAGTATTTGAAGAAACTGGATCACTACCAGACCGAGATACAGGG ATTGAAAATTCACTTTATTCATGCAAAGCCGAGCAAGGAGGCCATTAAGAAGGGCAAGAAGGTGCTGCCCCTGCTCTTGATGCACGGCTGGCCGGGCACCGTTCGCGAATTCTACGATTTTATTCCCCTGCTGACTGCAGGCAGCGACAAGAGCGACTACGTCTTCGAGGTGATTGCGCCCAGCTTGCCCGGCTATGGATGGTCTCAG gGTTCTTCAAAGACTGGCTTTGGCGTGGCCCAGGTGGCTGTGGTGTTGCGTAATCTGATGGTGCGTCTGGGCTTTGAAAAGTTCGTGGTGCAGGGCGGTGACTGGGGCTCGCTGATCGGCTCCAATGTGGCCTCGCTCTTCCCGGAGAATGTGCTCGGCTACCACTCGAACATGTGCGGAAACAACAGTCCCATGGGCAGcctgaagctgatgctgtCGTTGGCCTTTCCCAGATGGTTCGTTGACGAACAGAATGCCCACTTTTATAAGGGCTTTGGCGGCTTGTTCGGCTTCATCATGGAAGAGATGGGATATGCCCACATTCAGGCCAGCAAGCCGGATACCATTGGCAACGCTTTGATCGACAATCCCATTGGTCTGGCCTCCTACATCGCGGAAAAGTTCTCCACGTGGACGAATCCCGCGTTCAAGACGCTGCCAGATGGCGGCCTTACCAAGCGCTTCACCTACGACCAGCTGCTGGACAACATCATGATCTACTATGTGACCAACTCGATCACCACCTCCATGCGCCTGTACTCCGAGTCAATGAACAAGGCACAATTTGCCCTGTCTGTCGATTCACTGCCCATTACGGCCAAGACTGGATGCACTCGATTCGCCCATGAACTCTTACACGTGCCCGACGGCGTGCTGGCCAACAAGTTCCCCAATCTGGTGCACAGCACCCACCAGCAGGACGGCGGACACTTTCCTGCGTTcgagctgccgcagcagctgtaCGAAGACTTCACGGCCTTTGTGCAGAAAGCCGAACTCTAA
- the LOC117890294 gene encoding diptericin-A produces MEFKASFLLLSLACACACICVAAYPDPLAYALEDEPNLVYMEPLEFFPDAIDVEMDHPRVRRQWQLQGGGGGGPRQGIDLSLSGRAPVWQSQNGRHSVDATGQYAQHLGGPYGNSRPQFGVGGQYTFRF; encoded by the exons ATGGAATTCAAAGCAAGTTTCCTGCTCCTCAGCCtggcctgtgcctgcgcctgcatCTGTGTCGCTGCCTATCCCGATCCTTTGGCTTACGCACTCGAAGATGAACCGAATCTGGTCTACATGGAACCCTTGGAG TTCTTTCCCGATGCCATTGATGTGGAAATGGACCATCCGCGAGTGCGTcgccagtggcagctgcagggtggcggcggcggtggccctCGCCAGGGCATTGACCTCAGCCTGAGCGGTCGTGCGCCTGTGTGGCAGAGCCAGAACGGACGCCACTCCGTGGACGCCACGGGACAGTATGCCCAACATTTGGGTGGACCCTACGGCAACAGTCGTCCCCAGTTCGGCGTCGGTGGACAGTACACCTTCAGGTTCTAG